The window CGAAAATTAACGaggttaaaaaaacgttcgaaaaTAATTAATCTAAAAATGGATAGTCAATACAAACCTAAATATAACCAGTTATATTTTATTTCCACATCACAACCATATTCAATTGGTTTGCCacgttttttttcatttccttTACCATGCCATGTCACTTCAGCTGTGTTGTTTTCGCCATATGTCAGCCAGGCATGATCTTCTGATAATGCTAAATGTACATCATTGAATCCAAGCTCTTGCAATGTAGCAACAGTAGCGATTGCAATTCCAAAACAGTCCAATTGTTTTACTGAAATTTGGAACGCACAAATGTAATATTTTGACAAAACACAACATTTGTTTAACCTAGACTGCGAAACTTACAAACCTGtcaaaaaactgaaaacacTTTGGATATGAAATTTGTCcttaaaaaatgcttttgaaAGGTGATGCCAAATAAAATCTGATACCTCCTTGATAGCAGTTTGTTCATCcaatttttttagaatgtcTGGATTTGGGAACTTTGATACAACAAGATCATGATACTCTTCATATAGTTTATTAAAATCGTGCCACTCGTATATTGGGAATATGTCGTTGTAAGAAGCAATCTTGTTTTTTTGCTGAGTCAGTTGATGTTCGAACCAACCAAGGATTATTGAAAGATAAGCTAATTTTGGATTACCGTTTTCAGCCTCATACTTGAATATTTTGACTAAatcattaacttcttttattgggAAGTACTTTTGAAGTACTGCTATGGCTTCCATTAATGATAAATTTGTAATTTATTCATCTAAtatgtataaaatataaaataaagtcTGATTTGTACACTGTATATGCTTATTGCATGTTTTGCTACATAAACGAAAAAGAAAACAGTTAACATAAGAAACCTTCATATttgcttcaaataaaaaataacatttacaGGGTTggaattagaaaagtaaagttGGATCGCAAAAATTTTGGCGCTTTGTAACGAAGTAAACCACCATCTAGATGTGGCCTGGGAACACCGTAGATCAATTACTATTGGCTTGTTCATTAGTAGTGACTTGTTTTTCAATGAGAATTTTCTAATTTGTACctcaatcaaaaaaaaaaaatatatatatttatttttatttttacttctttatcACTTATAGTAAAGTCAGCCTTTCCTCAATATGTGTCCTACAGATATCATTCGAATCAAAGGGTGGGTGGGAGGGTCAATTCTATTGACTTGGGATGAGCCGTAAGACGTTACACCCGTAAAAAGACTAGGACACGTGATAAAGGCATGccaaagaacaaaataaattcataaattcataatttttaatatcacaaaaaaagaCAACGAAGTgacacaaaatatttaattcacaattttattattttttttttagcaaagtGATTTGCAAAAAAGGCATTTCGATTCGCAAATTGCGAATTGCAACCTGCTAATTATAACTCTGAATCATTACtagttgaaaaatatttacaattataAAAGTAGATTTAAATGAGACCGGGAAAAGGATTTtgatagaaatatatatatttgaagatgtAATAGGTTGATTTTACTGATTGAATTTTTGAAATTCTCAAAATTAAATTCTCacaaaaaatccattttttcAGATTCACGAAATTTAATTCCTGCAAAAATTTCTTTCCTGAAGGTAGTTAACATTTTTACTATGTGGTTAACCCAGGGTTATGGTAACATTCATTTGCCCATATTGAATTGCTAATAAGGGGAAACAAACCAGAGTCTCCTGTGCACAAAAGGCAACAGTTATAACCGCTAGCCTTTCGTACTATTTCAATGTCAATTCAAAGGACTCCAGATTGGAGTCCTGTTTTAAAATTAGACTTGATGTTGATTTTTCTGTGCAAATCCCTTGAATGTGATTAAACCCTGATTGGACACAATACTGTTCAGGGCAGAAAACACACAATCTGGGTAACATAATCAGAACTGGCCGGCATATGTacgaatgtttaaaaaatattattagcaCTTATAGAACGAACCTAATTAGGGCAGACCGGTTTATGTACAACAGTACAATACTATTTGGCACAAACATAATCGGGGAAGGTCAGCCTATGTGCAATCATTTTACGTTATTCCTCACTTATAGAACAGACATAATGTAGCTAACTGGCTTTTATATCATCCAGCATCACATTTGACAAAGTTGTggtggtggcaaagttgttgttgttttcaaaggAAACAAAATTTCGTGGAAACTAATACTTGGGATTcataagtttaataacttttcaccaaacttaattccatCAAAACAGATAATTTAGGTCATCCCCAGAATtcaatttctgcaaaaaataaaatgagtcCAGTTATCcgcaaaatgtagttttgtatatatatactaagATTTACGTCAAGACTTTTTTTTCGCTATATGCCTAGTTTTCAATGGTGTTCTATCTTGCAGAGAAAAATGGTGTCTAGATATCTATAGTCTCTTACAatttcgaagaaaatgccaatcacagtttgcctggccagccataataaaagcgttcataatccggtcaccatgACATAAATCAGcgcaaaaaaacataatgagCACATAATCTGGCTgttctgtttataaacaggccaGGTTTgcaatacactcaatcatagtgccatGTTTTTCTtgcgcgcgcagaaatggaggtaactttTCCGGCGTGGCTAAAGAGCCGGTACCGGCTCTAAATTTTTAGCTGGCTCTGTAACTAAAGAACCAGTAAATTTTTAGGTCAGGTGATTCATCTAGACCACCATGCTATCCAGCGTGCATTCCCTCATGCGCGCTCTTTCCAAAATGGCTCTCATTGCGGAAGGTCAGTTGTACTCTTCGTTCGAAgaactacaacaaaaaattagctTGTATAAGCAGAGAAATTTTACTGATTTATGGATAAGGGATTGTAGAACCATAAAAGCAGCACAGGGAAgggttaaaaaagaattaaatcctGATTTGAAATATTCGAGTTAAGGTATGCATGTGTTAACGGAGGAAGGTCGTTTAAATCTCGTGGGTCAGGATTGCAAACTTCATCgtaagtattattttttttaatttatggttTTTTgtgagaataataataataataataataaatatttaaagtggctagcccagaaaatcacaaaaacctatagttagtggattgtttccactgggggccactagaacaaaaaagaaacaaaaaaatgataaaccttagactgcctcagctcaatcaaacatagtaacatttataatctgtgaaaattgaaaagaaaaagaataaaaaacaaaaattaaaaaattcaaaagtgatctccattagaatttgccaaatacattagagatggaagtcttaaacgaaagcagacttccatcacaggtcacttggtctggaagattattccacacttttgcagctctaaatgggaaggcttttttgccaaattccgtgttgaccaagggaagtgtgaacctgttttttgaagctcctcttgtttgatgattatgacagttttttgtcaaaaggaattttgagcgcatgtaatcaggagcaatgtgattcatggctttgaaaactaatatggcatcgtttttgatgagtaaattattcattgaatattccctctctttcccaagaaaggtacggacacattttaatcgtttttctagttttcccaatctaccttgggtggcacaagcccatgccgaggagcagtagttgaaatatggcatgacaagtgcattaattaaaaggtttttggtgtgaggtgttaaacaggatgcaatggttctaattttagaatatttaattagtatttttctatttatgtcattactgtgcttttcccattgcattttttgatcaaatgttaccccaagatatttaactttttcgctcctctttaaaggaatacccatatagttgatagttttgttctcaactttttttaactggctgtggttgccgaaaaagattgtttcagttttgtccgtattaatagtcattttgttattattcagccagaggtcgacttgcgaaagttctaactcgacctgggagacaagggtatccaagtttttatgagacgaaataattattgtatcatccgcatatagatggtggtagtttgaattgatgacagattttaagtcatcaatatacaaaagaaagagcaggggccccaacacagatccctgcggcaccccaaaagcgtcttcatgaagcagatctgatcctgtgtcgtttacaagagtcagctgcattcggcccgttaagtaggactcgaaccagtcaaaggcagcatctctgatgccaaaacaccatagtttttttaacaaaattttatgatcaacagtgtcaaaagcttttttaaggtcaatgagcacagcacaaacaaagttatgttggtcgagctcagtaagaataaaatcagagacatcgactactgcagtttctgtggaaaagagttttcgaaatccggactgtctgtcattcaggaagttgtgctcagaaataaaatgagacatttgctcatgcactaacttttcaaaaattttcataggaattggcaaaatggagataggccgataattagtaggatctgttttattgccacttttaaaaataggcgagacccttttagtcttccaacatttaggtacataaccagtaaataaagatttgttgaaaagacttgataaataaatacttaaaactgacgaacctgcttttagcagtcgtgaaccaattccgtccaagcctgtagctttattaagttttagtgatctaattattttttcgacacttttggtctcaatacgagcccaccgaaaatcgtgtccgctaacaggtggattaacattagtagtgtcagaagaaaatttagaggctagtttggcaccaacactgacaaaaaatgaattgaatgtgttggaaatttcttttgggtgagaagtttctgtaccatcgttttggactactcgttttatcgaggtagtattgcctgacttatcaggaaccagtttttttagggttttccaaagttgttttggccgtttttgaaagtcctgcaaaacgtcattatagtactcgtttttgagtcgatttttgaaacctattacctggttccttttttgtttgaaagcttcccagtctatgatggattttgtttttgatgctttccgtttcaagaagtctctttctttgatggctattattaattcatcagtgacccatgcttcaacacggccagaaaatctatgtgttttgaaaggggcatgtttgtcagccactgttttaacatttttattcagtttctcacatgctttatcaaggtcatcataattattaaaatatgaccagtctaaattcctgaggtccttcagaaaagcctcttcactgaagttcttgtagctacgaaccttgcatgttttaggttcaaattttggccttttgaattttctgatcacataaactaaattgtgatcactgatgcctaaatccatgacaccagttttagaaatacaagaactgttagaaagtatcaagtctataagagtgctactattttcagtaacacgagttggctccgtaatatgttgttttaggaaaagagtggagcataattcctttattttggaggaaagagcatattttgaaagcatgttacagttaaaatctcccaagataaaaacttctttctcttctgggagcttgttaaaacactgtttaaaatgagtacacaggttttcggtactctgcaaatcactacctccaggtggcctgtaaaccccacacacgtaaataggtttagtttttttcaggcacactttcacccatagtgattcaacattttcgaagtaaaggtgtttcaaaaggtggctatccaagttttcattaacaaaaattagaacacctccacctcgtctattccgatctttcctataacaaacatagccatcaattttaacgtcattgtcagtgatggtgtcatcaattttggtttcacagatggagaatacatcaagttttgtttgatgtagcagaagtttaacatagtctagtttggatgacagaccattaatgttgagatgggccatttttaagcccttcccatttctgattgcctcaaaatcaaagttttcatcaatagtaatattgatgttgtccggaatttcgtcaccaaatgactcctcattagcaaagggcaaattacgagaaagacagggactgcaaacgaaaaacagtttatcttcaggagtcttcataaattgttgatattttttatcagaaatacgctcacattttttatgagcccataatccacacttgtcacaagaaagtgctttgtgtgtttttgccacaggttttaagcatgaagaacagggatacttaacaggacctgggttgaggcagatgtcccctgacaagaggattaaaaaatagaaatacttgtgcctgcttggcttaagttttgataaagccattaattttaattggagagtgagctggctttcagaaactctattgcaggcatcaagtgaagagatagaaaagaaactcctatctagtcgactcatttcgttgttgttgggtgagctacttttgaacgaaggttttgtattgctcaaaaatacaacgaacacaaaaatcagttttagcgtaaatgtggggtttcctacctgagtaaagttatttttaagtcgtagagagatcattctacggttatgtgctcttccaaaactatgtttgaaggatctgaggcaagcccatttccttacgatgttacacagaaggagcagcaggaacccacaacacagcaaagctaccatattagatgatagatggataaaaaactgactgggataaaaacaatttattaacaaaaacaataatttaaaaaaaaacttacaaaacaacaaattaaagaaatgaaaagatataaatgaagtaaagaaggcagtacagtatataataaatcaaaaaggacttagctgtcaaagcaggagctcttcaagctttagtcttcttttgaatctccgaaatggtctattATTTCTTAAACTCAGGGaactagaaatagtgtgagtttttttatctgtgagAAGATTCTCCTAAATTGCCAGCTCttttattttgtaatgtttTCAATAGAACTATGCAACAAGGATGCCCCTTTACCATAGCTGTAAGAGTAAGGATAGAAAACACTTGCAAGTAAATTCATTTATGGAAGATCACAACCATCCTGTCAGTGAGGTAAATATGCCTTTTTAATGCACATCTACCTATTCAAATTGTTAGATTTTTCTTGGAACCTTTGCCTTTAAGAATTGTCCATCTGTAGTAAATGGTCTTTTGTATAAGTACCTCAAGTTCCAATGTTTCATTTTTCAGGCATTATATTGTCATCTTCCAAGTAAGAGAAGATTGTCAAACGAAGAAAAGATCGATGTGAAAGAGCTGTTGCAACTAAAAGGAAATAAGAaactgattcaacaaaaaatttcaataaaaagtgGCAAAGTTGTTACACTAAAAAAAAATGGGCAAACGATACCATCAAAAATGACTTGGATGATGTTGTTGCTATGCTGCGAAATAGATATGGTAATTTTCTGCTACTGCTATATAACATCTACATATGTTACGTAATTTGTGGTTTAGGATGTGATGTAGAAATCAGTCAtgacaatgaaaaaaattttccagGTCTGTTTTTTCAAGACGAAAGTATTTGTAAATATGCTTTTGCTTTCTGTGAATGttttatacatatttttgtaaataaacttttgttatttttaaaatatactttggttatttttgtaaatatactttttatatctttgtaatatacttttttaattttgtgaataaatatatatttattttataagttACTGATTCCTTTTGCcctttaaaaaactttctatatATCTCTGCAAAAAACTGGCACTGTAATTCTAATTTCTCATGAAAAAAAACCGGCACCTTATCCTATAAAAAATGGCGCTCTAACTTTTACGAAAAAAACCGGTTCTCtaatttttacgaaaaaatctGGTTCTCTTAatatcactgcaaaaaaaacTGGCACTCTAagtatttctgaaaaaaaaatggtgCTTTAAGTCCACTGTCTCTTAGAAAAAAGCGGCCCTTCAAGGTAACCTTGTCTCCTACGAAGAAAACCAGCACTCTAatatttctacaaaaaaaatggTGCTTTAAGTCTAATAAATCTCACGAAAAGACCGGCACTGTAAGTCCACTGTCTTTTACGAAAAAAACTGGCGCTTTAAGGTAACCTTGtctcttaagaaaaaaaatgcacTCTAATATTTCTACAAAAAAACAACCGGCACTTTAAGGTAACCTTGTCTCCTACAAAAAACCCAGTACTCCAAGTCTGATGAGCATCTTACAAAAAAACAGCACTATTACTTTATGAAAAAAACAGTTCTCTAAGTATCACTGCAAAAAACTGGCActctaatttttacaaaaaaaacccgGTTCTCTAAGTATCACTGCTAAAAAACCGGCActctaatttttacaaaaaaaccaGGCACTTTAAGCTTCAAAACGCTCTCAGCTTAAAGCACCCGTAGCTCCTATACGCCATCCACGTTGATTAGTTAGCAAAAAAACTGCATTGCTGAGATCCAGAAGGTGTAATACTTCATTCGGTTAACAAATATCATGTCAATTTCTTAAATATTGTTGCGCAaatgccatttttaaatttacaggTTCTTTAAGCATTCTGAGCTTAAAGAACCGGTACTGGTGCACTAGCCACGTCCTAACTTTTCtgcttagtttgtttacatttttacctcatTTCTGCGTGCGCATTGggcattacgtaatcacttagatgcgtgcgcaagtaaatatcgATACTGTGATTTCATGTATCTGGGCAGAACAATACCGTACTGCTTAAGGGTCTGTTGTCTGTGTAACAAAACACACccaaaaataacagaaaaaggAATGAGGAAGCTAGCTAGAAGACAAAAACCTTAGCCTAgaaggtttttaaaaaatctgaatatataatcgtttcactgatatatGTTTTAAATCTGAACTACATATGTAATACTGCACGTGCTGCAAACCACACAAAATGAGTTTAGACTTTTCTATAAGATCATCGATGTGTTGTGCTCAGTTTTAGATCTCTAAAACCAAACACAACGCGATGGCGCGCGGAGGTGGTTTTTAATACCACAGTTCCAAATAAGCACGCCCTCTCCTGGGCGCACATTACACACTGCGCAATGATGTACAACAAAAAACCAAAGTTAATGAATGATACAAcggaaaaagaaattttatagtACATAGAACATAGAACAAAACGACTGCTGTATCAACCTCGGTATACATCTAACGGCGAGACGAACATTTTTTCAGACCTGTCAAGCGACAAAAAGTCTTGTGAATGAGGTTGCGACCGTTTTATACGGGTtttcatacattttttattatttttatttcgccgaTAAAGAATTTACATTTTCtcgtaaaaataaattcaaaattgtGGCTGTTATATTGTAAAGTctgaaaatatactttcttaTGACGAAGGAAGaacaaattacaaaacaatACTATTGTTGGGGTACATTGTTTTAATAGCTTAAATTGATATAAAACAAATGAAACGAAACAGATTTTCTACCACAAAAATATTTATGCCAAAAAGAGCGTTATTAATGTGCGCTTGTTAAAATATAGGCGCATATTGAACTTTTGGCAGACATTTACTACCATGGGCGCCTGTTTAGAATGGGCGCTAATTCGAAATATTGTTGTATCCTCAGTGCTATTTTTGCTAAAAAGAATGATAACATAGTAAAAAAACGATATTTCTTTTATATTAATGACAAACTGTATGTTTTATCTGAGGTCTTGTATATCAAAATTTAAACCTCCATgtgcggatccagggttagtcagataagtcgcgtgactaagtgtaaatttgacgaaaaatgttagccaagcgaagatgtcgacgatccaggcgttgcaaacggagggcgttaaaaattgtaatttttttacggcgaaaagccatggttcacagccctctccaattcgcctatagcgatgttgacgtcaaagttgtgacgtcgctaccatatagactgagagggttgcaaattatagcttacagattttgactgattcattttgactaatcagtcactcagtcagtcaaaaatcaaatagctatggcccgcaaccctccccatctcacccaaggggcctgtgacgtcaaaatcgtgacgtaattttcacactctatgcgtagtccaacaatatgtggcccgcagccggcgaaggaaatttaggttccgtactgcgtggttactgataacctgttaggctatagttttaactcccatccgtcaggattagtcgaagactcacgccttttggcttggattctttccgtactattattgattatggctgcagcagatatgttggcgcgggtgcttactgatttaaagtgtgataattttgaatctgttcgtaaaatgcaaaaagaacttttagaaagtgtttattctcgagcatttttgttgtctggggatatttatcccttggttggtaaaagtcttcatcggaatttaggtccagatatataccttccatctgaggcgaggtgtgaagataaaggaattattgctttaaggtgagaagtatgttttttactctccaacacaccttgcatttatttaaaggttttcagtatatctgctacgaaaagctagttggggagagctttatacaacagactattaaaa is drawn from Hydractinia symbiolongicarpus strain clone_291-10 chromosome 8, HSymV2.1, whole genome shotgun sequence and contains these coding sequences:
- the LOC130653695 gene encoding uncharacterized protein LOC130653695, which encodes MPLYHSCKSKDRKHLQVNSFMEDHNHPVSEALYCHLPSKRRLSNEEKIDVKELLQLKGNKKLIQQKISIKSGKVVTLKKNGQTIPSKMTWMMLLLCCEIDMVIFCYCYITSTYVT